A part of Manduca sexta isolate Smith_Timp_Sample1 chromosome 10, JHU_Msex_v1.0, whole genome shotgun sequence genomic DNA contains:
- the LOC115450753 gene encoding uncharacterized protein LOC115450753 isoform X1, with the protein MMQNWLLLLAAVGTVVSYPQLFQTQKFRVGIEYDHSLPMKGGSDRHRHRNNYEPFYVTITATAKNGFVISYLDVTATTDAGGTVDFNLIRGQTGSRTMVFQLISNNSDFLTYSYLAYGIREEEYRKIKNIITVPMTNKAARNDRQYAFIFFIFSYLFYSLY; encoded by the exons ATGATGCAGAACTGGTTACTCTTGCTCGCAGCAGTGGGGACTGTGGTCAGCTACCCCCAGCTGTTCCAGACGCAGAAGTTCAGGGTCGGGATTGAATATGACC ATTCCCTGCCGATGAAAGGGGGCTCCGACAGACATCGCCACAGGAATAACTACGAGCCTTTTTACGTGACTATTACCGCTACTGCTAAg aacGGCTTCGTAATCTCATACCTGGATGTCACGGCCACCACTGATGCTGGAGGGACGGTAGACTTCAACCTCATTCGAGGACAGACCGGCTCTCGCACCATGGTGTTCCAGCTGATATCCAACAATAGCGACTTCCTGACGTACTCCTACCTCGCCTACGGGATCCGAGAAGAAGAATATCGTAAG ATCAAAAACATAATAACCGTACCTATGACGAACAAGGCAGCGAGAAATGACAGACAAtacgcttttatattttttattttttcttacttattttatagtttatactaA
- the LOC115450753 gene encoding uncharacterized protein LOC115450753 isoform X2 — protein sequence MMQNWLLLLAAVGTVVSYPQLFQTQKFRVGIEYDHSLPMKGGSDRHRHRNNYEPFYVTITATAKNGFVISYLDVTATTDAGGTVDFNLIRGQTGSRTMVFQLISNNSDFLTYSYLAYGIREEEYRKVTEVSG from the exons ATGATGCAGAACTGGTTACTCTTGCTCGCAGCAGTGGGGACTGTGGTCAGCTACCCCCAGCTGTTCCAGACGCAGAAGTTCAGGGTCGGGATTGAATATGACC ATTCCCTGCCGATGAAAGGGGGCTCCGACAGACATCGCCACAGGAATAACTACGAGCCTTTTTACGTGACTATTACCGCTACTGCTAAg aacGGCTTCGTAATCTCATACCTGGATGTCACGGCCACCACTGATGCTGGAGGGACGGTAGACTTCAACCTCATTCGAGGACAGACCGGCTCTCGCACCATGGTGTTCCAGCTGATATCCAACAATAGCGACTTCCTGACGTACTCCTACCTCGCCTACGGGATCCGAGAAGAAGAATATCGTAAGGTGACCGAAGTCTCTGGGTAG
- the LOC115450753 gene encoding uncharacterized protein LOC115450753 isoform X3 yields the protein MPSYSLPMKGGSDRHRHRNNYEPFYVTITATAKNGFVISYLDVTATTDAGGTVDFNLIRGQTGSRTMVFQLISNNSDFLTYSYLAYGIREEEYRKIKNIITVPMTNKAARNDRQYAFIFFIFSYLFYSLY from the exons ATGCCCAGCT ATTCCCTGCCGATGAAAGGGGGCTCCGACAGACATCGCCACAGGAATAACTACGAGCCTTTTTACGTGACTATTACCGCTACTGCTAAg aacGGCTTCGTAATCTCATACCTGGATGTCACGGCCACCACTGATGCTGGAGGGACGGTAGACTTCAACCTCATTCGAGGACAGACCGGCTCTCGCACCATGGTGTTCCAGCTGATATCCAACAATAGCGACTTCCTGACGTACTCCTACCTCGCCTACGGGATCCGAGAAGAAGAATATCGTAAG ATCAAAAACATAATAACCGTACCTATGACGAACAAGGCAGCGAGAAATGACAGACAAtacgcttttatattttttattttttcttacttattttatagtttatactaA
- the LOC115450752 gene encoding serine protease inhibitor swm-1: protein MLRISDFFVLSIVAVSCGLYVVKDECPANEEYLLCGSACPFNCTDPEGPITCSEDCVEGCFCKSGYLRNENETCVSADQCIGGKNPVCGENEEFLSCGTACPLTCKQPEPLSCGLACSMGCFCKSGYVRDESNKKCVTLDKCPAEQCLNQNEVYDICSASCEPSCSDPEPICTKVCSGGCVCAAGLFRNDAGDCVSVDKCPARNGTDPGVLAKYLTVINKILHL from the exons ATGAATGTCCAGCAAACGAAGAGTATTTATTATGCGGCAGTGCGTGTCCCTTCAACTGCACAGACCCTGAGGGTCCCATCACCTGCTCCGAGGATTGTGTCGAGGGTTGCTTCTGCAAATCCGGATACTTGAGGAACGAGAATGAGACTTGTGTCAGCGCTGACCAGTGTATCGGTG gtAAAAACCCAGTATGTGGGGAAAACGAGGAGTTCCTCTCGTGTGGAACAGCCTGCCCGCTGACCTGCAAGCAGCCGGAGCCGCTCTCCTGCGGACTGGCATGCAGCATGGGTTGCTTCTGCAAGTCTGGATACGTACGAGATGAAAGTAACAAGAAATGTGTCACTTTGGATAAATGTCCTGCAG aaCAATGCCTAAACCAGAACGAAGTGTACGACATCTGCAGTGCATCCTGCGAACCTTCCTGCTCAGACCCCGAGCCTATTTGTACCAAAGTGTGTTCGGGCGGATGCGTATGCGCAGCAGGATTATTCCGCAATGATGCAGGAGATTGCGTCAGTGTCGACAAGTGTCCTGCAAGGAATGGCACCGATCCAGGCGTTTTAGCCAAATATTTGACTgttattaataagattttacatttGTAG